Below is a window of Littorina saxatilis isolate snail1 linkage group LG2, US_GU_Lsax_2.0, whole genome shotgun sequence DNA.
CTTGTCCACTTTATCTCCAAAGAAGTGTATGGTCTTGATGTTGTCTTTCAGTACAAACTGCAGACAGAAGCGCTTGTCCCAGCCAGTGGGATACACGTCGATGCTGATCTGACCGCCAATGGCAAACTCCAGTCCAGCATCTGGAAACGCCTTCCTCAGGGCTTCTACAAACTTGGGGCGAACCTGATGCTCCTATTATTAGaattatcaaaacaaaaaacgttTTTAAGCTGTTAAAACCCTGCGAGAAGTATTAAAGAAGGATGTGAAATGTGTCCATTTTCTGTGGAGTCAACTTAATAAAGGTCTCAATTTTATgtgaaacaaaaataaatctatATTCCATGCATGACTGTAGGTTAAACAACAAATGTTCCATACTCCAGCCAAGCCGTTTCTGTTTCCACTGTATCACAAACTGTATTTGTCTGTTTTtgaaaaatgtgtgtaattCAAATTTTTCATAAAGTCAAATACAGTTTGTGATATGTTGGAAACATCCAATACCATTTACATCATTATTTTGTCCATCGTCATCACCCTTCCATTGCCATCACCCCCAAAACAGAAACATTCAGGTAAATATAATTTAATTACTTTCAGGACTGTGAAGAAGAaagtgcatacacacacacacacacacacacacacacacacacacacacacacacacacacacacacacacacacacacacaaatacacgcataacaaacaaaacaaacaacaagtcgcgtaaggcgaaaatacaacatttagtcaagctgtccaactcacagaatgaaactgaacgcaatgcaattattcagcaagaccgtatactcatagcatcgtcagtccaccgctcgtggcaaaggcagtgaaattgacaagaagagcggggtagtagttgcgctgagaaggatagcacgcttttctgtacctctcttcgttttaactttcggagcgtgtttttaatccaaacatatcatatctatatgtttttggaatcaggaaccgacaaggaataagatgaaagtgtttttaaattgatttcaaaaattttattttaatcataatttttatatttttaattttcagagcttgtttttaatccatatataacatatttatatgtttttggaatcaggaaatgatgaagaataagatgaacgtaaatttggatcgttttgtaaaaattttttttttttttacaattttcagatttataatgaccaaagtcattaattaatttttaagccaccaagctgaaatgcaataccgaagtccggccttcgtcgaagattgcttggccaaaatttcaatcattttgattgaaaaatgagggtgtgacagtgccgcctcaacttttacaaaaagccggatatgacgtcatcagagacatttatcgaaaaaataaaaaaaacgtctggggatatcattcccaggaactctcatgtaaaatttcataaagatcggtccagtagtttagtctgaatcgctctacacgcacagacacacacacacacaccacgaccctcgtctcgattccccctctatgttaaaacatttagtcaaagcttgactaaatgtaaaaactagaCACAAGCCACCCATCCCGCTAACCACCTGTCATCACAGAacgaaagacaaacacacacagaaatacttGTTACAAGAATAAGCAACTAACTTTATCATATTCGGCAAACTGCACACGCTCTTCCTGAGAGCAGCTCCTGCCAACTGGACATAGATTGATCATCCCGTTGCGAAACTCAACAAATGTACCTCTGCAAAAAAAAGCAAGTCCTTTGTGATTTAACCAAAATATGGTTGAACCCCCTTTCCAGACCTGATTTCTGATTTCAGAGATCCCCCCTCATAAGGCCTTGCTTCTTTCAAATTTCAGCTCATAATGGCTTTAAAATTTAACTCCAGTTTTAGACTCAGCCTTTTTTAAGACGGGTCGTAAAAGGGAAGGGTCGACAATAACTGATTATCCTGCAGGTTTGATCTCAAAGTTCACAGATATTTATAATATGCATGCACACAGTTTCATTGAGAACAAACATAACAAAGTAATAAGGCAAATTGTTGTGACCTCactaaaacaagaagggcaaagcccatacgactcacatgcttgaccttgacctttacatgaccttgaccttcagctaaacctagcaatgacatcatacactaagaactgctttacacatttttcctaccaaaatacatgtgaccttgacccaaggtcaaggtcatccaaggtcatgcaacacaaagctgttaattcaagacataggaagtacaatggtgcttattgactctttctaccatgagatatggtcacttttagtggttcactaccttattttggtcacatttcataagggtcaaagtgaccttgaccttgatcatatgtgaccaaatgtgtctcatgatgaaagcataacatgtgccccacataatttttaagtttgaaacagttatcttccatagttcagggtcaaggtcacttcaaaatatgtatacaatccaactttgaagagctcctgtgaccttgaagcaaggtaaaccaaactggtatcaaaagatggggcttactttgccctatatatcatatataggtgaggtattaaatctcaaaaacttcagagaaaatgggaaaaatgtgaaaaatagctgttttttagacaacatttatggcccctgcgaccttgacgcaaggtcaagatgctatgtatgttttttggggccttgtcatcatacaccatcttgccaaatttggtactgatagactgaatagtgtccaagaaatatccaacgttaaagttttccggacggaccgacggacgccgggacggacggacggacgactcgggtgagtacatagactcacttttgcttcgcatgtgagtcaaaaagtgcAAGAAGACACCAAGAGTGAAGCGAACATTTACATATATAATGTAGTTTCCAAAAGAATGAAAGAGTCACTCTATCCATGTCCCCAACAGAAAACTTGCTGACAAAGGGAAATAAGTTATATATTTATACTGATGCCTCTTTGAATAAAACTTATCTCCCATGAATGAAGCATTGGCTTCACacggagaaaaaaacaataccacAAGGCTTTCAAACATTGGTCAGAAAAAAGAGCTCAtgattttatcaaaaaaaataacTGAGAAAAATGTATAATCTGTAAGTGCATGTAACATGATCATATTAACAATGGAAAAAATATTGCAACTCTAACTTTACTCCTATATTACCGCTTATTGTCAAGAATATTCAATGAATTCTCTTTGAAAAGCATTCAACTTCTATAATTAAATAATATTATTGCACAAAAAATAATTTCAGATGCAAAACATTGGCTTTTGTTACCTTTTGCACGGAAGTGTCAATTCAGACATGTACCGCAAGGCGAAGTTGATCAGCTTTTGTAGAATTTCATCTCCAATGAACTTCTGTATAttctgaagaagaaaagaaatgcAACAATTGAAGGTTAGGAAAAAGATCTCTGATGACAACTTAAGCGTGAGTAAGAGTTATATAATTGCTCTTGCTCAGGTCATTAAAAATGAAGTCGCTAAAATTATCATGATCAAAAATAAATTCAGTACTTTATCTTACAAGTTACAACCAAAAGACAAACCAGTAATAACAAGATGACATATATTTGTATCAAGACCAACAATCTCAGATGTACTTATCTATAATTATCTTTATGCACATAACAAAAATCCTGAATCTATACATGCAACAACAgtcgggactgggtggccgagtggtaacgcacttgtgctcggaagcgagaggttgcgagttcgaccctgggtcagggcgttagcaattttctcccccctttcctaacctaggtggtgggttcttcttcttcttcttcttctgcgttcatgggctgaaactcccacgtacactcgtgtttttgcacgagtggaatttgacgtgtatgaccgtttttaccccgccatttaggcagccatacgccgctttcggaggaagcatgctgg
It encodes the following:
- the LOC138958801 gene encoding phosphomannomutase 2-like, encoding MASQRDTSTLCLFDVDGTLTEPRQKIDKATEDFLKKLKTRVLVGLVGGSDLVKIAEQMGGDAVHQKYDYVFAENGLMAFKEGNLIEKQNIQKFIGDEILQKLINFALRYMSELTLPCKRGTFVEFRNGMINLCPVGRSCSQEERVQFAEYDKEHQVRPKFVEALRKAFPDAGLEFAIGGQISIDVYPTGWDKRFCLQFVLKDNIKTIHFFGDKVDKGGNDHEVYEDSRTIGHRVTSPDDTVKQLTDMYFKQ